From the Rhinoraja longicauda isolate Sanriku21f chromosome 5, sRhiLon1.1, whole genome shotgun sequence genome, the window CTCCACCAGCTTGGAGTGGAGCCGTTTCCTCCGCCAGTCCAGGAAGCGGCGGCGCACGATGTTGGCCTGCCAGCCCACGATCAGACCCGACGTGAAGGACAAGAGCACGGCCAGATGTAGAGTCCGCTCCGACACCTCGCCCATGGCCAacgccgccgcctccgcctctaccgctgctggctgctgctgggacgtcccgtcccgtccctcccctcccctccccgcctgtctgtctgtccttcaAGCCTGCTGCAAATCCCTGTCGCAGCCAATGCTGTAAATAACACACAACACGCACGCCTGTATCAGCCCTGTAGGTCACATACAACACGCACGCCTGTATCAGCCCCTGTAGGTCACATACAACACGCACGCCTGTATCAGCCATGTAGTAGGTCACATACAACACGCTCGCCTGTATCAGCCATGTAGTAGGTCACATATAACACGCACAGGAAAAAAACCTGCCGGTACAcagcaaaagctggagtaactcagcaggtcaggcagcatctgtggagaaaaggaatgggtgacgtttcgtgtccagacccttcttcagactgagagtcagggcaagggaaacgtgagatatagacggtgatgtggagagatctagaacaaatgaatgaaagatgcgcaaaaaggtgacgatgataaaggaagcaggccattgttggctgtggtcgaggtgagaacaagtacagacaatgagactcaacaagacgaccttGAAGCTGGtgtgatgggtgggggagggacagagagagagagagagggaacgcaggggttatttgaagttggagaaatcaatattcataccgaagatagacacagaatgttggagtaactcagcaggactggcagcatctctagagagaaggaatgggtgatattttgggtcgagacccttctgcagactctccagagaaggctgcctgtcccgctgagttacttctgtccagagatgctgcctgtcccgctgagttacttctgtccagagatgctgcctgacccgctgagttactccagcattttgcgtctatcttcgatttaaatcagcatctgcagttgcttcctactcaatatttataccactggggtgtaaacagcccaagcgaaatatgaggtgctgttcctccaatttgcatttggcctcactctgacaatggaggaggcccaggacagaaaggtcagtgtgggagtgggagggggaattgaaagtgtttggcaaccaggagatcaggtaggttcaggtgggctgagcgaaggtgttccacaaaacgatggcccagtctgcgtttggtctcgccgatgtacgagtccacatcttgaacaacggatacagtagatgaggttggaggaggtgcaagtgaacctctgcctcagctgaaaggactgtctgggtccctggacagagtcgaggggggaggaatagcgacaggtgttgcatctcctgcggttgcaggggaaggtacctggggagggtgcggtttgggtgggaagggttgagttaccaagggagttgtggagggaacagtctctggggAAGGCGGAAatgtgtggagatgggaagatgtggctatgctgcctgtcccgctgagttactccagcatattgtgtctatctttaaccaAACGATTATTGTCGAGCTTGGGTCTTGAACACAAGGGAAAATAACAATTAAATCCTCAACTGGCAAAATTGTAATATTGAGTGTTGCCAGTCCAATGTTGTGTCTCTGAATCACAATTCAGATAAACAGGCTTGAGGATGGttcaaatttaaaataattacatAAAGAAAATCGAAAAGGAAggaagtggaaacaaggaattgcaggtgctgatttacaaaaagaaagacacaaagtgctagagcaattcagcaggtcaggcagcatctgtggagaacatggataggtgacgtttccggttggggCTCTTCGTCAAGAGGAAGGTGTGACTCTGATCAAGAATCTCTGGTGAATTTGTGAGCAGCAGACATTATCTGATTGAAACCCATCTAGATACATTGAATATGGGACCAGCAGTTACAGTagctttatcaggatgcatcacagcttggtttgggaacagctccatccaagaccacaagaaattgcagcgaattgtggacgcagcccagaccatcacacaaaccaacctcccttccactgactccatctacacctcacgctgcctggtGACTctggtggggcagcacggtggcgcagcggtagagttgctgccttacagcgaatgcagcgccggagactcaggttcgatcctgactacgggtgctgtctgtacggagtttgtacgttctccccgtgacctgcgtgggttttttccgagatcttcggtttcctcccacactccaaagacgtgcaggtatgtaggttaattgactgggtaaatgtaaaaattgttcctagtgggtgtaggatagtgttaatgtgcggggatcgctgggcggtgcgggctcggtgggccgaagggcctgtttccacgctgtatctctaaaatctaaaagactGAACAGAAGGGATTAGAGTTCCAGTGGACCACTGCCCTGTACCTGAGGCAATGCTTCTTGTTGCCCATCTCCACATGGTTTGCTTCCAACTTGGCTGTGatcctacaactctgcaattggaGCAAATCGGGTTTTTTTGTTTTCCATCCTGtaaacgtttaatttagtttagagatacagcgcggaaacaggcccagcgagtccacaccgaccagcgatccctgatcactaatactgtcctacacacaccagggactattcactgtgcaggaaaaaaactgcagacgctggtttaaatcgaaggaagacacaaactgctggagtaactcagcgggtcaggcagcatctcgggagagaaggaatgggtgacgtttcgggtcgagacccttcttcagactgatgtcaggggagagggcgggacaaagataggatgtagtcggagacaggatgactagtgggagaactgggaagggagaggggatggagagggaaagcagggactatctgaagttagagaagtcaatgctcataccgctgggaaacgtcacccattccttctctaccgagatgctgcctgacccgctgagttactcctgtattttgtgtctaccagggacaatgtacatttataccaagccaattaacttacaaacctgtgggtctttggagtgtggaaggaaacctgagatcctgaagaaaacccacgcaggtcacggggagaacgtacaaactccgtactgacagcacccgtagtcgggatggatccGTGCCGCCTGATAACTCTGCACATTGTCACAAACAAATTGTTTGGTCTGCAGTTTAGCCCAAGACCATCCACACCTATTTTAAGCAGaatgtttaagattattaaggggttggacacgttagaggcaggaaacatggtcccaatgttaggggagtccagaaccaggggccacagtttaagaataagggggagaccatttagaacggagatgaggaaaaactttttcagtcagatagttgtgaatctgtggaattctctgcctcagaaggcagtggaggccaattctctggatgctttcaagagagagctaagtagagctcttaaggatagcagagtcagggggtatggggagaaggcaggaacggggtactgattgagaaagatcagccatgatcacattgaatggcggtgctggctcgaagggccgaatggcctcctcctgcacctattgtctattgtctattgtcattgcaaTCCAACTCATTTAGTTCAGATATCATTCTGTTTAATCTGCCGGAGTTGTAGAGTGGAGTCTGACCTGAATACTGCATTCCATACAAGGCTCCACACAGTTCTTCctaaaagataaacacaaaaagctggagtaactcagcaggacaggcaacatctctggagaaaaggaacaggtgacattttgggtcaagacccttcctcaggctgatcaGGGTCTGACGAAAGATCttgtcccaaaacatcacgtattcagagaaacatagaaaagaggtgcaggaagaggccttttggcccttcgagccagcaccgccattcattatgatcatggctgatcatccacaatcagtaacccgtgcctgccttctccccatatcccttgattccactagcccctagagttctatcaaactctcttttaaattcatccagtgaattggcctccgctgccctctgtggcggagaattccacaaattcacaactctctgggtgaaaaagtttgttctcacctcagttttaaatggcctcccctttattcttagactgtggcccctggttctggacctccccaacattgggaacatttttcctgcatctagcttgtccagtccttttataattttatacctttctataaaatcccctctcatccttctaaactccagtgagtacaagcccagtctttccaatccttcctcatatgacagtcccgctatcccggggattaacctggtgagcctacgctgcactgcctcaaaatagacaataggtgcaggaggaggccattcggcccttcgagccagcaccgccattcaatgtgatcatggctgatcattctcaatcagtaccccgttcctgccttctccccataccccctgagtctgctatccttaagagctctatctagctctcaagcaaggacgtccttcctcaaattaggagaccaaaactgcacacaatattccttttattccagagaggctgcctgacccgctgaattcctccagcatttggtgtctatctctggtgtaaaccagcatctacagttccttcttccagAGTTCTTCCTAAAGTTGGACGGAGTTTGGAAATGACATTACAACTTGGCATCTCTTGCATGGGgtccagtagactatttctgtccaCTTGCTAATCAGGAATGTGCTTGGCTATGGCAATGCTCTActtgtgtgtaagaaaataatctcACTGTGCGTTTGTCAATGtgaaaataaagcactattggacCATTAATAGTTGTGCGGATGTCGAACAGTGAGCCATCCATGCAGGGACAAGGCTTCAGTCATTCATCGCTCATCTACCCAgctaccatcaggctcttgaacacgacacaaCGCTAACCTCAGTACTGTcataacaaggaactgtagatgctggtttataccaaagatagacacaaagtgctggagtaactcaggcagcatctgtggaaaacatggataggtgacgtttcacagagtgctggagtaactcagcgggtcaggcagcttctgtggagaacatggataggtgacgtttcacagagtgctggagtaactcagcgggtcaggcagcttctgtggagaacatggagagtgtaagatttgagaagttttccctcattctgaaatcaacaccaaaccaaagagctgcagtttggacattttaaacgggagactggggctgatagcggagaaaggctgcggtcagtttaccaagggatgtcacaatccgtgggtcctaaaatggccgcaggacctcgtgaccagccacaaaaagtaaaaaccttacagcccagtctctaggtttctgcaaagccacggccagaacaatggatgggtattggccatgcagaaacctgcgaaaccaggtcaaagtccagacactggggcgctgacatcagcatactcacaatgccccaagccgacctacacagttaatctcgttaagggggcacaatagcccatagaaaactacctggtaggtgatgggaaaccagttaaacccatcacctcgcaacgaaataccaattaacaccgtctggccatccccggtacccccggacataagcgcagatcagagagaaaactcatacatatcttttaaacaaagagatcccaagatctggcgggagataggatgggTCAGAATTGGATAACTGGCCaggacttttgggttttaaaggcAAAAGAAGAAATACTTCAAGAAGAAATacttcaagaagaaatactgcaagaagaaatattgcaagaagtcaaacggatgcaggaggaaaaaaagacaggcaagaagaagcgaagtgcaagagagaggaaccggcacgcaactcgagaagaaatactgcaagaaaacctgcaaggaacgcaagaaacggaaggaagaaactcaggggacaagcacgaccctcacggaaagcagcggagaagcagcacgaacagccagtaaccccagtaatagccccatggtgagcatgtaccccgatcttgcatatcctggacatagtttagtgtagaggggagggtggtttgaataaacgtgggtgtgtaaaggaatatgtgttggtcaattttgcgatgtgtcgtacattccccatcttacagtcgtgtatatgtcttgtagaactgtgcgttttagaattcatagtcaaaagtattcatgtaattcggtatgtgtcttatagataagtcttatagaactgtataagtattcatggacaatagtcccaagcgctaaataaaagccttttccatttaaaccctggtcttcaaatccggtctggttgaatttttctgcactataaaagctcctgcatctaagtccagtgtctagaaccgtaaggggtgagtgggtcgaaccactcacggggaaccagtgtgcgcggcctggtcaagggatcagagcaaggcacggggaccttaggtcgggcgaaagctcggtgcagaaaccccttacaatagGACACAAAACAGTAGAGCACAAGTCCGTGCCAAAACAATGCCACGTTAAGCtgatcacctctgcctgcacagaatccatatttcatccattccctgcgtatccatgtacctatccaaaggtCCCTtaaacatagggttgccaacgtcctcactcccaaatataggacaaggtgacgtcaccgccccgcgccccatgtgacctcacccagccagcggccacgtgctcctgctccaccaatggcggccgcccgggccgggaagcgggttgttatgcaacctccattaggcggtgcccgggcctacagtgtccgggactgctgcagtccccggcctacagtgtccgggcctacagcgtccgggcctacagcgtccgggcctacagcgtccgggcctacagcgtccgggcctacagcgtcagggcctacagcgtcagggcctacagcgtcagggcctacagcgtccgggcctacagcgtccgggccttcagtgtccgggccttcagtgtccgggtctacagtgtccgg encodes:
- the lnc.lemp gene encoding mitoregulin, with protein sequence MGEVSERTLHLAVLLSFTSGLIVGWQANIVRRRFLDWRRKRLHSKLVETQKKLDLA